One genomic region from Hoeflea algicola encodes:
- a CDS encoding pyridoxamine 5'-phosphate oxidase family protein, which yields MHPDKETQPDVSPFHDGEQRMQARIDKRETAEQFGQRFIRTFLLDQHRTFFAQLRFLVVGGVDADDWPWASVLTGQPGFLSTPDTTTISVRATAAGTDPLHGTIKSGAKLGLLGIDPSTRRRNRLNGQVTSTDATGFTLAVDQSFGNCPQYIQSRTLDTDHTPAQSGTEIGVQTFREFDDKARAMIGAADTFFVSSYDRTATQSPAEGVDVSHRGGKPGFVRIEANTLTIPDYSGNHYFNTLGNFLVNPKAGLLFADFQSGDLLHLTGTVELLPEDDPQVVAFEGAERAWRFTLDHGCWRQNALPIRYEFEAYAPSTLMTGNWQQQLQATESQIADSDRHAWRPFRVAAVEDESSVIRSFYLEPADGGGLAPFQAGQFLTIRIAPESDEPPYVRTYTVSSAPQDPHYRISVKREEHGQASCYLHEAVGPGYLVEIKAPTGTFFIDPTIKRPAVLIAGGVGITPMISMARHVVNQGMPAGNPRPLTILHATRDTHERAFGKTFHDLEIQTAGKIRYFSFVNRPRAGDKPGIDFTSTGHITKEVLRQILPLDDYDFYLCGPPPFMQAIYDALRMLGVHDARIHAEAFGPASLHRTADAGAQPPPRRSPLMKSRRPKRLSLSSPPPGSSMPGPKPMAPSLNSPRRMASTLISVAAKAAAAVARPS from the coding sequence ATGCACCCCGACAAAGAAACGCAGCCCGACGTTTCGCCATTTCATGACGGCGAACAGCGTATGCAGGCACGCATCGACAAACGCGAGACGGCGGAGCAGTTCGGACAACGCTTCATTCGAACGTTTCTGCTCGACCAGCACCGGACATTTTTTGCCCAACTTCGGTTCCTGGTGGTGGGCGGCGTCGATGCCGATGACTGGCCCTGGGCATCGGTCCTCACCGGTCAGCCGGGCTTCCTGTCAACACCGGACACGACCACCATCTCGGTTCGCGCGACAGCCGCGGGTACCGACCCGCTGCATGGCACGATCAAATCCGGCGCGAAACTTGGCCTGCTTGGCATTGATCCATCGACACGCCGCCGCAACCGCCTGAACGGCCAGGTGACGTCAACGGATGCCACCGGTTTCACTCTCGCCGTCGACCAGTCATTCGGCAATTGTCCGCAATATATTCAAAGCCGCACGCTCGATACTGATCACACGCCCGCGCAATCAGGTACCGAGATTGGCGTTCAGACCTTCCGTGAATTCGATGACAAGGCTCGCGCCATGATTGGCGCCGCTGACACCTTCTTTGTATCCAGCTACGACCGCACCGCAACACAGTCCCCCGCCGAGGGTGTCGATGTCTCCCATCGCGGCGGCAAACCAGGTTTTGTTCGGATCGAAGCCAACACGCTGACGATCCCTGATTACAGCGGCAATCATTACTTCAATACGCTTGGCAATTTCCTCGTCAACCCGAAGGCCGGGCTGCTCTTTGCTGATTTCCAATCCGGCGATCTTCTCCACCTCACCGGCACGGTGGAATTGTTGCCCGAGGATGACCCGCAGGTTGTTGCCTTCGAAGGCGCTGAACGGGCCTGGCGGTTCACACTCGATCACGGCTGCTGGCGGCAAAACGCGCTACCGATCCGCTACGAATTCGAGGCCTACGCGCCAAGCACGCTGATGACGGGCAATTGGCAGCAACAGTTACAAGCCACGGAAAGCCAAATTGCAGACAGCGACCGCCATGCCTGGCGGCCATTCCGGGTCGCAGCTGTCGAAGACGAAAGTTCGGTAATCCGGTCATTCTATCTCGAACCCGCCGATGGCGGCGGACTTGCGCCGTTTCAGGCCGGCCAGTTCCTCACCATTCGCATCGCCCCCGAAAGCGACGAACCGCCTTACGTCCGCACCTACACGGTGTCATCGGCGCCTCAGGACCCGCATTACCGCATTTCCGTCAAGCGCGAGGAGCATGGTCAGGCATCATGCTATCTGCATGAGGCAGTCGGCCCCGGATACCTGGTCGAGATCAAGGCGCCCACAGGCACCTTCTTCATCGATCCGACCATCAAACGGCCGGCGGTGCTGATTGCCGGCGGTGTCGGTATCACACCCATGATTTCCATGGCCCGGCACGTCGTCAATCAGGGCATGCCAGCGGGCAACCCGCGTCCGCTGACGATACTGCATGCAACCCGGGACACCCACGAGCGCGCCTTCGGCAAGACCTTTCACGACCTCGAAATCCAGACGGCGGGCAAAATCCGATACTTCTCATTCGTCAACCGGCCGCGGGCGGGCGACAAACCCGGCATCGATTTCACCAGCACCGGCCACATCACCAAAGAGGTGCTGAGACAAATACTGCCGCTTGATGATTATGATTTCTACCTCTGCGGCCCACCGCCATTCATGCAGGCAATTTACGATGCTCTACGCATGCTTGGAGTGCACGACGCGCGTATTCATGCCGAAGCCTTCGGTCCGGCGTCGTTGCACCGCACCGCTGATGCGGGAGCGCAGCCCCCTCCCCGACGATCCCCGTTGATGAAGTCGAGGAGGCCGAAGAGGCTGTCATTGTCTTCGCCGCCTCCGGGGTCGAGCATGCCTGGACCAAAGCCGATGGCCCCATCCTTGAATTCGCCGAGGCGCATGGCCTCAACCCTGATTTCGGTTGCCGCCAAGGCAGCTGCGGCAGTTGCGCGACCAAGCTGA
- a CDS encoding LuxR C-terminal-related transcriptional regulator, producing the protein MRSAPMLHQQESGIQIIARGHTMDLGRDRGLIPLTRTELNCLRQCAEGRTDVDIGNGLELTSSEVSAVLSVAMLKLQVPNRMAGLAKAARLGLIGTPPL; encoded by the coding sequence ATGCGGTCGGCACCGATGCTGCACCAGCAGGAATCTGGAATCCAGATCATTGCAAGAGGACACACCATGGACCTTGGCAGGGACAGAGGGCTGATACCCCTGACACGCACCGAACTTAATTGCCTGCGCCAATGCGCTGAAGGGCGCACCGACGTGGACATCGGCAACGGGCTGGAACTGACCAGCAGTGAAGTCTCTGCGGTTCTTTCGGTGGCCATGCTCAAGTTGCAGGTACCCAATCGCATGGCCGGTCTTGCCAAAGCTGCACGGCTCGGGCTGATCGGCACGCCGCCGCTGTAA
- a CDS encoding nuclear transport factor 2 family protein has translation MNARPLTPPFTEETARQKVRLAEDGWNGRNPAKVALAYTEDTKWRNRTSFVTSRTEAEAFLVGKWDRELEYRLIKEMWAYTDNRIAVRYAYEWHDDSGNWFRSYGNENWEFNQDGLMENRFSSINDLPISEAERKFRWPLGPRPADHPGLTDLGL, from the coding sequence ATGAACGCCCGCCCACTCACACCTCCTTTCACCGAAGAGACCGCACGCCAGAAGGTCAGGCTCGCCGAAGACGGCTGGAACGGACGCAATCCGGCCAAGGTGGCGCTTGCCTACACGGAAGATACGAAATGGCGCAACCGCACCAGTTTCGTAACCAGTCGCACCGAAGCGGAGGCGTTCCTGGTCGGCAAGTGGGACCGAGAGCTGGAGTATCGGCTGATCAAGGAAATGTGGGCCTATACCGACAACCGCATCGCCGTCCGCTATGCCTATGAATGGCACGACGACAGCGGCAACTGGTTCCGCTCTTACGGCAATGAAAACTGGGAATTCAATCAGGACGGCCTGATGGAAAACCGGTTCTCCTCGATCAACGATCTGCCCATCAGCGAAGCCGAGCGAAAGTTCCGCTGGCCCTTGGGTCCGCGCCCGGCCGATCACCCCGGGCTTACCGACCTCGGTCTGTAG
- a CDS encoding AraC family transcriptional regulator yields the protein MTPSLADQFEAAAGVASAIGTYATGRGIDAAPIARACGLDPDRFDTIGERVSLDRLCRFMEALAMISGDDLFGLKSSVIFEKGASGPFGYALMSAPTVRDLLVFLGRNLHKAGETSVCTLEIGARHTHFEWAYSPLILHSDQYVDMGVAQTLSHFRTVLGHDINRVQLELVRKKPTNINLHKELLTRNVTFDAPINALILPTEFLARANPGADPRLFAIMSQQMDALTIRHADGDDPATAIRLHLAENLAGKVPTLTEEAERLGMSPRTLQRRLTETGTSMQNLLDECRREMAERLLLETTLSLSAITYKLGFSAPAAFTRSAVRWFDMTPSAYRKTHRPAS from the coding sequence ATGACCCCATCACTAGCCGACCAGTTTGAAGCTGCTGCCGGTGTTGCCTCCGCAATAGGCACCTATGCGACAGGCCGTGGCATTGACGCTGCCCCCATTGCACGCGCCTGCGGTCTGGATCCGGACCGTTTTGATACAATTGGCGAAAGGGTCAGTCTCGATCGCCTGTGCCGTTTCATGGAAGCACTGGCCATGATCTCGGGCGATGATCTGTTTGGCCTGAAGTCATCGGTAATATTCGAAAAAGGCGCAAGCGGACCATTTGGTTACGCGCTGATGAGTGCCCCGACGGTGCGCGATCTGTTGGTTTTCCTGGGCCGCAATCTTCACAAGGCCGGCGAGACAAGTGTGTGCACACTGGAGATAGGCGCCCGGCATACTCATTTTGAATGGGCCTACTCTCCGTTGATCCTGCACAGCGATCAATATGTGGATATGGGCGTGGCGCAGACGCTGTCTCATTTCAGGACAGTTTTGGGCCATGACATCAATCGCGTACAACTCGAACTTGTGCGCAAGAAACCCACAAACATCAATCTACACAAGGAGTTACTGACTCGAAATGTAACTTTCGATGCGCCCATCAACGCTCTTATTCTGCCAACAGAGTTTCTCGCACGCGCCAATCCTGGCGCCGATCCACGTCTGTTTGCCATCATGTCGCAGCAGATGGATGCACTGACGATCCGACATGCAGATGGCGACGATCCGGCAACCGCCATCCGTCTTCATCTGGCCGAAAATTTGGCCGGCAAGGTTCCAACCCTGACCGAGGAAGCCGAACGTCTCGGCATGAGTCCCCGCACCCTGCAACGCCGGCTTACAGAAACCGGAACCAGCATGCAGAATCTGCTCGACGAATGCCGCCGGGAAATGGCTGAACGACTGCTTCTGGAGACAACACTGTCGCTCTCCGCCATCACCTACAAATTGGGTTTCTCAGCACCCGCCGCCTTCACGCGGTCTGCAGTCAGATGGTTCGACATGACACCTAGCGCCTACCGCAAGACGCACCGGCCCGCCTCCTGA
- a CDS encoding glutathione S-transferase family protein, with translation MRIHSFPKSGHAHRVRLFANLAGIAHEVIEVDLPAGEHKKPPFLALNPAGQVPVIEDGDTVIADSNAILVYLARKYAPSYLPTDPAAEAEVQKFLSLAAGDLAFGPAAARMITVFNAPLDPEACKATAAKLLGLLETLMEGRQFLVGERPTIADVAIYSYTAHAPEGGISLEPYPNVRRLLKNIEALDGFVPMPSTKVGLAA, from the coding sequence ATACGAATTCACAGCTTCCCCAAATCCGGCCACGCGCACCGGGTACGTCTGTTTGCCAATCTTGCCGGCATCGCACATGAAGTGATCGAGGTCGATCTGCCCGCCGGCGAACACAAGAAGCCGCCTTTCCTGGCGCTCAACCCCGCCGGTCAGGTGCCGGTGATTGAGGATGGCGACACGGTGATTGCCGATTCCAACGCCATTCTGGTCTATCTCGCCCGAAAATATGCGCCGTCCTATTTGCCCACCGACCCGGCAGCCGAAGCCGAAGTGCAGAAATTTCTCAGCCTCGCCGCTGGCGACCTGGCCTTTGGCCCGGCGGCCGCACGCATGATTACCGTCTTCAATGCTCCGCTCGATCCTGAGGCCTGCAAGGCAACGGCAGCCAAGCTGCTCGGCCTGCTCGAAACGCTGATGGAAGGTCGCCAGTTTCTGGTCGGCGAGCGGCCCACAATCGCCGATGTGGCAATCTACTCCTACACGGCGCACGCGCCCGAAGGTGGTATTTCGCTCGAGCCCTACCCCAACGTTCGCCGATTGCTCAAGAATATCGAGGCACTGGACGGTTTCGTTCCGATGCCCTCAACCAAGGTCGGTCTGGCTGCCTAA
- a CDS encoding 2Fe-2S iron-sulfur cluster-binding protein has product MLEFAEAHGLNPDFGCRQGSCGSCATKLSSGSVIYRNEPEADRADDEILICCAVPVKGSARIEIEL; this is encoded by the coding sequence ATCCTTGAATTCGCCGAGGCGCATGGCCTCAACCCTGATTTCGGTTGCCGCCAAGGCAGCTGCGGCAGTTGCGCGACCAAGCTGAGTTCCGGATCGGTCATCTACCGCAACGAACCGGAGGCCGACCGGGCCGACGACGAGATCCTCATCTGCTGCGCAGTCCCGGTAAAGGGTTCGGCAAGAATCGAGATCGAGCTTTAA
- a CDS encoding acyl-CoA dehydrogenase, translating into MSVSPAVSIKTAKSFFQWEDPFLIADQLSDEERMIADAAAAFAADKLAPRVTDAYLNETTDRDIFSEMGAAGLLGVTVPEQYGGAEAGYVSYGLVAREVERVDSGYRSMMSVQSSLVMYPIQAYGSEEQRMKYLPKLASGEWVGCFGLTEPDAGSDPGGMKTRARKSDGGYVLNGAKMWISNSPIADVFVVWAKSEAHDNQIRGFVLEKGMKGLSAPKIGGKLSLRASITGEIVMENVEVGEEALLPNVSGLKGPFGCLNRARYGISWGVMGAAEDCWHRARQYGLDRHQFGKPLAGTQLFQKKLADMQTEIALGLQGSLRVGRLMDDGRFAPEMISIMKRNNCGKALDIARMARDMHGGNGIQAEYHVMRHAQNLETVNTYEGTHDVHALILGRAQTGIQAFF; encoded by the coding sequence ATGTCTGTCTCTCCCGCCGTTTCGATCAAAACCGCCAAATCTTTTTTCCAGTGGGAAGATCCGTTCCTGATCGCTGATCAGTTGAGCGATGAAGAGCGCATGATCGCTGACGCAGCGGCCGCGTTTGCCGCCGACAAGCTGGCGCCACGGGTGACTGACGCTTATTTGAACGAAACCACCGACCGGGACATCTTCTCCGAAATGGGTGCTGCGGGTCTGCTCGGCGTCACCGTGCCGGAACAATATGGCGGCGCGGAAGCAGGCTACGTGTCCTACGGGCTGGTGGCGCGCGAAGTCGAGCGGGTGGATTCAGGCTACCGGTCGATGATGAGTGTCCAGTCGTCCCTGGTGATGTACCCGATCCAGGCTTACGGCAGCGAAGAACAACGGATGAAATATCTGCCGAAGCTTGCCAGCGGCGAGTGGGTCGGCTGCTTTGGCCTGACCGAGCCCGATGCCGGTTCCGATCCGGGCGGTATGAAGACCCGCGCCAGGAAGTCCGATGGTGGCTATGTGCTCAACGGCGCGAAAATGTGGATCTCGAATTCACCGATCGCCGATGTGTTCGTGGTCTGGGCCAAGTCCGAAGCGCATGACAACCAGATCCGCGGCTTCGTGCTGGAAAAGGGCATGAAGGGTCTGTCGGCACCGAAGATCGGCGGCAAGCTGTCGTTGCGCGCCTCGATCACCGGCGAAATCGTCATGGAAAATGTCGAGGTCGGCGAAGAGGCGCTGTTGCCGAATGTTTCGGGTCTGAAGGGCCCGTTCGGCTGCCTCAACCGGGCACGCTACGGTATCTCATGGGGCGTGATGGGGGCGGCTGAGGATTGCTGGCACCGCGCGCGTCAGTACGGTCTTGACCGCCACCAGTTTGGCAAGCCGCTGGCCGGCACACAGCTGTTCCAGAAGAAGCTCGCCGACATGCAGACCGAAATTGCGCTGGGGCTGCAGGGCAGCCTGCGCGTTGGCCGGTTGATGGACGATGGCCGTTTTGCGCCGGAGATGATCTCGATCATGAAGCGCAACAATTGCGGCAAGGCGCTCGACATCGCCCGGATGGCGCGCGACATGCACGGCGGCAACGGCATCCAGGCGGAATACCACGTCATGCGCCATGCCCAGAACCTGGAAACGGTCAACACCTATGAAGGCACACATGATGTGCATGCGCTGATCCTGGGTCGCGCGCAAACCGGCATTCAGGCGTTTTTCTGA